From one Streptomyces sp. R41 genomic stretch:
- a CDS encoding TldD/PmbA family protein, which translates to MPHSIDEAFTALPLRALADAALARARALGADHADFRFERVRSAAWRLRDAKPAGSSDTTDLGYAVRVVHGGTWGFASGVDLTMDAAAKVASQAVAMAKLSAQVIKAAGSDERVELAGEPVHSEKTWISSYDIDPFSVPDEEKAGLLSDWSARLLAADGVNHVDASLLTVHENKFYADTAGTVTTQQRVRLHPQLTAVSVDESSGEFDSMRTLAPPVGRGWEYLTGTGWDWESELGQIPELLAEKMRAPSVEAGVYDLVVDPSNLWLTIHESIGHATELDRALGYEAAYAGTSFATFDQLGKLRYGSELMNVTGDRTAEYGLATIGYDDEGVAGQSWDLVKDGTLVGYQLDRRIAKLTGFERSNGCAYADSPGHVPVQRMANVSLQPDPAGMSTEDLIGGVERGIYVVGDRSWSIDMQRYNFQFTGQRFFRIENGRITGQLRDVAYQATTTDFWGSMAAVGGPQTYVLGGAFNCGKAQPGQVAAVSHGCPSALFKGVNILNTTQEAGR; encoded by the coding sequence GTGCCTCATTCCATCGACGAAGCCTTCACGGCGCTACCGCTGCGCGCCCTGGCCGACGCCGCGCTCGCGCGGGCGCGGGCGCTCGGCGCCGACCACGCGGACTTCCGGTTCGAGCGGGTGCGCAGCGCGGCCTGGCGGCTGCGGGACGCCAAACCCGCCGGGTCGTCGGACACCACGGATCTGGGGTACGCGGTCCGGGTGGTGCACGGCGGGACCTGGGGGTTCGCCTCGGGCGTGGATCTGACGATGGACGCCGCGGCGAAGGTGGCGTCGCAGGCCGTGGCGATGGCGAAGCTGTCCGCCCAGGTGATCAAGGCGGCCGGGTCCGACGAGCGCGTGGAGCTGGCGGGCGAGCCGGTGCACTCCGAGAAGACGTGGATCTCCTCGTACGACATCGACCCGTTCTCCGTACCCGACGAGGAGAAGGCGGGGCTGCTCTCGGACTGGAGCGCGCGGCTGCTGGCGGCCGACGGCGTCAATCACGTCGACGCCTCGCTGCTGACCGTGCACGAGAACAAGTTCTACGCCGACACCGCCGGAACCGTGACCACACAGCAGCGTGTGCGGCTGCACCCGCAGCTCACCGCCGTCTCCGTCGACGAGTCCAGCGGCGAGTTCGACTCGATGCGGACCCTCGCGCCGCCGGTCGGGCGCGGCTGGGAGTACCTGACGGGCACCGGCTGGGACTGGGAGTCCGAACTCGGGCAGATCCCGGAGCTGCTGGCCGAGAAGATGCGGGCGCCGAGCGTCGAGGCGGGCGTGTACGACCTCGTCGTCGACCCCTCCAACCTGTGGCTGACCATCCACGAGTCCATCGGCCACGCCACCGAGCTGGACCGGGCGCTCGGCTACGAGGCCGCGTACGCCGGGACCTCCTTCGCCACCTTCGACCAGCTGGGCAAGCTGAGGTACGGCTCCGAGCTGATGAATGTCACCGGTGACCGGACCGCCGAATACGGCCTCGCGACCATCGGGTACGACGACGAGGGGGTGGCGGGGCAGTCCTGGGACCTCGTCAAGGACGGGACGCTCGTCGGGTACCAGCTGGACCGGCGCATCGCGAAGCTCACCGGCTTCGAGCGGTCCAACGGCTGCGCGTACGCCGACTCCCCCGGGCATGTGCCCGTGCAGCGCATGGCCAACGTGTCACTCCAGCCGGATCCCGCCGGGATGTCGACGGAGGATCTGATCGGGGGCGTGGAGCGCGGCATCTATGTCGTCGGCGACCGGTCCTGGTCCATCGACATGCAGCGCTACAACTTCCAGTTCACCGGGCAGCGCTTCTTCCGGATCGAGAACGGCCGGATCACGGGCCAGCTGCGCGATGTCGCGTACCAGGCGACGACCACCGACTTCTGGGGTTCGATGGCCGCGGTGGGCGGCCCGCAGACGTATGTCCTGGGCGGTGCCTTCAACTGCGGCAAGGCCCAGCCGGGCCAGGTCGCGGCGGTCTCGCACGGCTGCCCGTCCGCCCTCTTCAAGGGTGTCAACATCCTCAACACCACGCAGGAGGCCGGTCGATGA
- a CDS encoding GlsB/YeaQ/YmgE family stress response membrane protein yields MGWLWAIIVGFVLGLIAKAIIPGKQHSPLWLTTIFGILGAIVGNAIARAVGVDATPGIDWMRHLFQLVAAIIIVFLGDMLYMAVRGNKVKA; encoded by the coding sequence ATGGGCTGGTTGTGGGCGATCATCGTCGGGTTCGTGCTGGGCCTGATCGCCAAGGCGATCATTCCGGGAAAGCAGCACAGCCCGCTCTGGCTGACCACCATCTTCGGCATCCTTGGAGCCATCGTCGGCAACGCGATCGCGCGCGCGGTCGGCGTGGACGCCACCCCCGGCATCGACTGGATGCGGCATCTGTTCCAGCTCGTGGCCGCGATCATCATCGTGTTCCTGGGCGACATGCTCTACATGGCGGTGCGGGGCAACAAGGTGAAGGCCTGA
- the fabG gene encoding 3-oxoacyl-[acyl-carrier-protein] reductase, producing MSRSVLVTGGNRGIGLAIARAFADAGDKVAITYRSGEPPAGFLAVKCDITDTEQVEQAYKEIEAEHGPVEVLVANAGVTKDQLLMRMSEEDFTSVIDTNLTGAFRVVKRANRGMLRAKKGRVVLISSVVGLLGSAGQANYAASKAALVGFARSLARELGSRNITFNVVAPGFVDTDMTQALTDDQRANIVSQVPLGRYAQPEEIAATVRFLASDDASYITGAVIPVDGGLGMGH from the coding sequence TTGAGCCGCTCGGTTCTCGTCACCGGAGGCAACCGGGGCATCGGCCTCGCCATCGCCCGCGCGTTCGCCGATGCCGGCGACAAGGTCGCGATCACATACCGCTCCGGTGAGCCGCCCGCCGGCTTCCTCGCCGTCAAGTGCGACATCACCGACACCGAGCAGGTGGAGCAGGCCTACAAGGAGATCGAGGCCGAGCACGGCCCGGTCGAGGTCCTCGTCGCCAACGCCGGCGTCACCAAGGACCAGCTGCTGATGCGCATGTCCGAGGAGGACTTCACCTCGGTCATCGACACCAACCTCACCGGCGCCTTCCGCGTCGTCAAGCGCGCCAACCGCGGCATGCTGCGCGCCAAGAAGGGCCGCGTCGTCCTCATCTCGTCGGTCGTCGGGCTGCTCGGCTCGGCGGGGCAGGCGAACTACGCCGCCTCCAAGGCGGCTTTGGTCGGTTTCGCGCGCTCGCTCGCCCGAGAGCTCGGCTCGCGCAACATCACCTTCAACGTCGTCGCGCCCGGTTTCGTCGACACGGACATGACCCAGGCGCTCACCGACGACCAGCGTGCGAACATCGTGTCGCAGGTGCCGCTGGGCCGGTACGCGCAGCCCGAGGAGATCGCCGCGACGGTGCGGTTCCTCGCCTCGGACGACGCCTCGTACATCACTGGAGCCGTCATCCCCGTTGACGGCGGACTGGGAATGGGTCACTGA
- the tyrS gene encoding tyrosine--tRNA ligase, protein MTDIVDELKWRGLFALSTDEDALRKALADGPVTFYCGFDPTAASLHVGHLVQVLTMRRLQQAGLRPLALVGGATGQIGDPRPTAERTLNDPETVANWVTRLRSQIEPFLSFEGENAAVMVNNLDWTAGLSAIEFLRDIGKHFRVNKMLTKDSVARRLESEEGISYTEFSYQLLQGMDYLELYRRYGCTLQQGGSDQWGNLTAGLDLIHRLEPHANVHALATPLMTKADGTKFGKTEGGAIWLDPEMTTPYAFYQFWLNVDDRDVSTYMRILSFKSREELEELEKQTEERPQARAAQRALAEELTTLVHGADQTAAVIAASKALFGQGELAELDERTLAAALSEVPHVQVAELGLVVDLFAEVGLVASKSAARRTVKEGGAYVNNVKVAAEDATPAKEELLHGRWLVLRRGKKNLAAVEVTGA, encoded by the coding sequence GTGACGGACATCGTCGACGAGCTGAAGTGGCGGGGGCTGTTCGCCCTGTCCACTGACGAAGATGCTTTGCGCAAGGCGCTCGCGGACGGTCCCGTCACGTTCTATTGCGGCTTCGACCCGACCGCGGCCAGCCTGCACGTCGGCCACCTGGTGCAGGTCCTGACCATGCGCCGCCTTCAGCAGGCGGGCCTGCGCCCGCTCGCCCTGGTCGGCGGCGCGACGGGCCAGATCGGTGACCCGCGCCCGACGGCGGAGCGCACGCTGAACGACCCGGAGACGGTCGCGAACTGGGTGACCCGGCTGCGCTCACAGATCGAGCCGTTCCTGTCCTTCGAGGGCGAGAACGCCGCGGTCATGGTGAACAACCTCGACTGGACCGCCGGCCTGTCGGCCATCGAGTTCCTGCGGGACATCGGCAAGCACTTCCGCGTCAACAAGATGCTGACGAAGGACTCCGTGGCCCGGCGCCTGGAGTCCGAGGAAGGCATCAGCTACACGGAGTTCAGCTACCAGCTGCTGCAGGGCATGGACTACCTGGAGCTGTACCGGCGCTACGGCTGCACGCTGCAGCAGGGCGGCAGCGACCAGTGGGGCAACCTCACCGCGGGCCTCGATCTGATCCATCGCCTGGAGCCGCACGCCAATGTGCACGCGCTGGCGACGCCGCTGATGACCAAGGCGGACGGCACCAAGTTCGGCAAGACCGAGGGCGGCGCCATCTGGCTCGACCCCGAGATGACGACGCCGTACGCGTTCTACCAGTTCTGGCTGAACGTGGACGACCGGGACGTCTCGACGTACATGCGGATCCTGTCCTTCAAGTCCCGCGAGGAACTCGAAGAGCTGGAGAAGCAGACCGAGGAGCGCCCCCAGGCCCGCGCAGCGCAGCGCGCGCTGGCCGAGGAGCTGACGACGCTGGTGCACGGCGCCGACCAGACGGCCGCCGTGATCGCCGCGTCCAAGGCCCTCTTCGGCCAGGGCGAGCTGGCTGAGCTCGACGAGAGGACGCTGGCCGCGGCCCTCTCCGAGGTGCCGCACGTCCAGGTCGCCGAGCTCGGCCTCGTCGTGGACCTCTTCGCGGAGGTCGGCCTGGTGGCGAGCAAGTCGGCCGCGCGCCGCACGGTCAAGGAGGGCGGGGCGTACGTGAACAACGTGAAGGTCGCCGCCGAGGACGCGACCCCCGCCAAGGAGGAACTGCTGCACGGGCGCTGGCTGGTCCTGCGCCGGGGCAAGAAGAACCTGGCCGCGGTGGAGGTCACGGGCGCCTGA
- a CDS encoding DUF3099 domain-containing protein, protein MRKQSNVQVFRITGARQGLEEDVRGRQRRYVISMSVRTVSVILAATLWNVERHVAIVALVLGLLLPYIAVVIANAGRENAPSLPSTFVAAPTRPMIAPPREDGFAESVPEDVPEDVAADPGDTPAGHGARPDVTPT, encoded by the coding sequence ATGCGGAAGCAGAGCAACGTCCAGGTCTTCCGGATCACCGGGGCCAGGCAGGGGCTCGAGGAGGACGTACGGGGCAGGCAGCGCCGCTATGTCATCTCGATGTCCGTCCGCACGGTCTCCGTGATCCTCGCCGCGACACTGTGGAACGTCGAGCGGCATGTCGCCATCGTCGCGCTGGTGCTCGGGCTGCTTCTCCCCTACATCGCCGTGGTGATCGCCAACGCGGGCCGGGAGAACGCACCGTCGCTTCCCTCGACGTTCGTCGCCGCCCCCACCCGTCCGATGATCGCTCCGCCGCGTGAGGACGGCTTCGCGGAATCCGTCCCGGAGGACGTCCCGGAAGATGTCGCGGCCGACCCCGGGGACACACCTGCGGGGCACGGCGCACGACCTGACGTGACCCCGACCTGA
- the moaA gene encoding GTP 3',8-cyclase MoaA, with protein MLIDTYGRVATDLRVSLTDRCNLRCTYCMPEEGLQWLAKPDLLTDDEIVRLIDIAVTSLGITEVRFTGGEPLLRPGIVGIVERVAALEPRPQMSLTTNGIGLKRTATALKAAGLDRVNVSLDTLRPDVFKTLTRRDRHKDVIEGLEAARDAGLTPVKVNSVLMPGLNEDEAPDLLAWAVEHDYELRFIEQMPLDAQHGWKREGMVTAGDILAALRTRFELTEEGADERGSAPAERWIVDGGPHRVGVIASVTRPFCSACDRTRLTADGQVRTCLFATEETDLRAALRSDAPDEEIARIWRLAMWGKKAGSGLDDPSFLQPERPMSAIGG; from the coding sequence GTGCTCATCGACACCTACGGCCGAGTGGCCACCGACCTGCGCGTCTCGCTGACCGACCGCTGCAATCTGCGGTGTACGTACTGCATGCCCGAAGAAGGGCTGCAGTGGCTGGCCAAGCCCGATCTCCTCACGGACGACGAGATCGTCCGTCTCATCGACATAGCCGTCACCAGCCTCGGCATCACCGAGGTCCGCTTCACCGGCGGCGAGCCCCTGCTGCGCCCCGGCATCGTCGGCATCGTCGAGCGGGTCGCCGCCCTGGAGCCGCGCCCCCAGATGTCCCTGACGACCAACGGCATCGGCCTCAAGCGCACCGCGACCGCCCTGAAGGCGGCGGGCCTGGACCGGGTGAACGTATCGCTGGACACCCTGCGCCCCGACGTCTTCAAGACCCTCACCCGCCGTGACCGCCACAAGGACGTGATCGAGGGCCTCGAAGCCGCCCGCGACGCCGGCCTGACCCCGGTCAAGGTCAACTCGGTACTGATGCCGGGGCTGAACGAGGACGAGGCCCCGGACCTGCTCGCCTGGGCCGTGGAGCACGACTACGAGCTCCGCTTCATCGAGCAGATGCCCCTGGACGCCCAGCACGGCTGGAAGCGCGAGGGCATGGTCACCGCCGGTGACATTCTCGCCGCACTGCGCACGCGGTTCGAGCTCACCGAGGAGGGCGCCGACGAGCGCGGCTCCGCCCCCGCCGAGCGCTGGATCGTCGACGGCGGCCCGCACCGCGTCGGCGTGATCGCCTCGGTCACCCGCCCGTTCTGCTCGGCCTGCGACCGTACGCGCCTGACGGCCGACGGCCAGGTCCGCACCTGCCTGTTCGCCACCGAGGAGACCGACCTGCGGGCCGCGCTGCGCTCGGACGCCCCCGACGAGGAGATCGCCCGCATATGGCGGCTCGCGATGTGGGGCAAGAAGGCGGGCTCGGGGCTGGACGACCCCTCGTTCCTGCAGCCGGAGCGCCCGATGTCGGCGATCGGCGGCTGA
- a CDS encoding FadR/GntR family transcriptional regulator: MPLSHPRRSALSEQVIAELRNQITSSEWPVGSRIPTEPELVEQLGVARNTVREAVRALAHNGLLDIRQGSGTYVVATSELAGVMHRRFADADPRHIAELRSTLESSAAKLAAERRTERDLKQLDALLVRREEAWESGDAEAFVTADATFHLAVVAASHNDVMTAMYADLGEVLRDWLREDVGKELTPETYMDHTRLVDAIRAGDAQVAATEAAGYPFLCRPGRLGGQGPDLTSGG; this comes from the coding sequence ATGCCGCTGAGCCACCCCCGCCGTTCGGCGCTGTCCGAGCAGGTCATCGCCGAGCTGCGGAACCAGATCACCTCGAGCGAGTGGCCGGTGGGCTCCCGCATCCCCACCGAGCCGGAGCTGGTCGAGCAACTCGGCGTCGCGCGCAACACGGTCCGCGAGGCCGTCCGCGCCCTCGCCCACAACGGCCTGCTCGACATCCGCCAGGGGTCCGGTACTTACGTCGTGGCGACCAGCGAGCTGGCGGGCGTGATGCACCGCCGCTTCGCGGACGCCGATCCGCGGCACATCGCCGAGCTGCGCTCCACCTTGGAGTCGAGTGCCGCGAAGCTGGCCGCGGAGCGGCGCACCGAGCGCGATCTGAAGCAGCTGGACGCGCTCCTCGTACGCCGGGAGGAAGCGTGGGAGTCGGGCGACGCGGAGGCCTTCGTGACCGCCGACGCGACCTTCCACCTGGCGGTGGTGGCCGCGTCCCACAACGACGTCATGACGGCGATGTACGCGGACCTGGGCGAGGTGCTGCGCGACTGGCTGCGCGAGGACGTCGGCAAGGAGCTGACGCCCGAGACGTACATGGATCACACCCGGCTCGTCGACGCGATCCGCGCGGGCGACGCGCAGGTGGCGGCTACGGAGGCCGCGGGCTATCCGTTCCTGTGCCGTCCGGGACGGCTCGGCGGGCAGGGTCCTGACCTCACCTCTGGTGGCTGA
- the fabI gene encoding enoyl-ACP reductase FabI yields the protein MSGILEGKRVLITGVLMESSIAFHTAKLAQEQGAEIILTAFPRPTLTERIAKKLPKPTKVIELDVTNDEHLARLADLVGEELGGLDGVVHSIGFAPQDALGGNFLNTPFESVATAMHVSAFSLKSLTMACLPLMQNGGSVVGLTFDAQYAWPQYDWMGPAKAALEATNRYLARDLGKQNVRSNLISAGPIGSMAAKSIPGFSELAAVWDSRAPLEWDLKDPEPAGRGVVALLSDWFPKTTGEIIHVDGGLHAIGA from the coding sequence ATGAGCGGAATTCTCGAGGGCAAGCGCGTCCTGATCACCGGTGTGCTGATGGAGTCCTCCATCGCCTTCCACACCGCCAAGCTGGCCCAGGAGCAGGGCGCCGAGATCATCCTGACCGCGTTCCCGCGGCCCACGCTGACCGAGCGCATCGCCAAGAAGCTCCCGAAGCCCACCAAGGTCATCGAGCTCGACGTCACCAACGACGAGCACCTCGCCCGTCTGGCCGACCTCGTCGGCGAGGAGCTGGGCGGCCTCGACGGCGTCGTCCACTCCATCGGCTTCGCGCCGCAGGACGCCCTCGGCGGCAACTTCCTGAACACGCCCTTCGAGTCGGTCGCCACGGCCATGCACGTCTCGGCGTTCTCCCTGAAGTCGCTGACCATGGCCTGCCTGCCGCTGATGCAGAACGGCGGCTCGGTCGTCGGCCTCACCTTCGACGCGCAGTACGCCTGGCCGCAGTACGACTGGATGGGCCCGGCCAAGGCCGCCCTGGAGGCCACCAACCGCTACCTCGCCCGCGACCTGGGCAAGCAGAACGTGCGCTCTAACCTCATCTCGGCGGGCCCGATCGGCTCGATGGCCGCGAAGTCGATTCCGGGCTTCAGCGAGCTCGCCGCCGTGTGGGACTCCCGCGCGCCCCTGGAGTGGGACCTCAAGGACCCGGAGCCGGCCGGGCGCGGTGTCGTCGCACTGCTGAGCGACTGGTTCCCGAAGACCACGGGCGAGATCATCCACGTGGACGGCGGTCTGCACGCCATCGGCGCCTGA
- a CDS encoding metallopeptidase TldD-related protein, whose translation MSARTNKPHEVVERALELSRADGCVVIADEESTANLRWAGNALTTNGVTRGRTLTVIATVDGREGTASGVVSRSAVTADELEPLVRAAEAAARGAGPAEDAQPLVTGVPESPDFTDAPAETSSAVFADFAPALGESFARARAGGRELYGFANHELVSSYLGTSTGLRLRHDQPKGTLELNAKSPDRTRSAWAGRSTRDFKDVDPAALDAELAVRLGWAERRVDLPAGRYETLLPPTAVADLLIYQMWSAAARDAAEGRTVFSKPGGGTRVGEKLTELPLTLRSDPNEPGLETAPFVLAHSSGDDASVFDNGLPLTSTEWIREGELKHLSTTRHSAGLTGLPVTPSIGNLVLDGGEDRSLEEMVAATERGLLLTCLWYIREVDPATLLLTGLTRDGVYLVENGQVVGEVNNFRFNESPVDLLGRATEAGRTEKTLPREWSDWFTRAAMPALRVPDFNMSSVSQGV comes from the coding sequence ATGAGCGCCCGTACGAACAAGCCGCACGAGGTCGTCGAGCGCGCCCTCGAACTCTCCCGCGCCGACGGCTGTGTGGTGATCGCCGACGAGGAGTCGACCGCCAACCTGCGCTGGGCCGGCAACGCGCTGACCACGAACGGGGTCACGCGCGGACGCACGCTGACCGTGATCGCCACCGTCGACGGCCGCGAGGGCACGGCGTCCGGGGTCGTCTCGCGCTCGGCGGTGACCGCCGACGAGCTGGAGCCGCTGGTGCGGGCCGCCGAGGCCGCCGCGCGTGGCGCCGGTCCCGCCGAGGACGCCCAGCCCCTGGTCACCGGCGTGCCGGAGTCCCCCGACTTCACGGACGCGCCCGCCGAGACCTCGTCCGCCGTGTTCGCGGACTTCGCGCCGGCGCTGGGCGAATCGTTCGCACGCGCGCGTGCGGGTGGCCGCGAGCTCTACGGGTTCGCCAACCACGAACTCGTCTCCAGCTATCTCGGCACGTCGACGGGCCTGCGCCTGCGGCACGACCAGCCCAAGGGCACGCTGGAGCTCAACGCCAAGTCGCCGGACCGTACCCGGTCGGCGTGGGCGGGGCGGTCGACGCGGGACTTCAAGGACGTCGACCCGGCGGCGCTGGACGCGGAGCTGGCCGTACGGCTCGGCTGGGCCGAGCGGCGCGTCGACCTGCCCGCGGGGCGCTACGAGACACTGCTGCCGCCGACCGCCGTCGCGGACCTGCTGATCTACCAGATGTGGTCGGCGGCGGCCCGGGACGCGGCCGAGGGCCGGACGGTCTTCAGCAAGCCCGGTGGCGGCACCCGTGTCGGCGAGAAGCTCACCGAGCTGCCGCTGACGCTGCGCAGCGACCCGAACGAGCCGGGTCTGGAGACCGCCCCGTTCGTCCTCGCGCACTCCTCTGGCGACGACGCGTCCGTGTTCGACAACGGGCTGCCTCTCACGTCCACCGAGTGGATCCGCGAGGGCGAGCTGAAGCACCTGTCGACCACCCGGCACAGCGCGGGCCTGACCGGGCTTCCGGTGACGCCGTCGATCGGCAACCTCGTCCTGGACGGTGGCGAGGACCGCTCCCTGGAGGAGATGGTCGCCGCCACCGAGCGCGGTCTGCTGCTGACCTGCCTCTGGTACATCCGCGAGGTCGACCCGGCGACGCTGCTGCTGACCGGGCTGACCCGGGACGGCGTCTACCTCGTCGAGAACGGCCAGGTCGTCGGCGAGGTGAACAACTTCCGGTTCAACGAGTCGCCGGTGGACCTGCTGGGGCGGGCGACGGAGGCGGGGCGGACGGAAAAGACGCTGCCCCGGGAGTGGAGCGACTGGTTCACTAGGGCTGCGATGCCCGCCCTGCGGGTGCCGGACTTCAATATGAGCTCTGTCAGTCAGGGCGTATAA